In the Acropora muricata isolate sample 2 chromosome 10, ASM3666990v1, whole genome shotgun sequence genome, one interval contains:
- the LOC136930981 gene encoding cell adhesion molecule DSCAML1-like isoform X2, producing the protein MTLMYISIMTAVFGTEVKLIVLLSALSLSYGGFAIQPPYPDNQHVIEHTSVAVTCVAYDTDGVKKPERIDFEKRTDDPVTMLQNTIVLKEDGTIYFTNRTEDDGKKLFVTLHIQNVTKEYDSQLTQFLCKGYAAGVHDQGMSFRITVIKRKEIPKIETTKNAILQRGDETTISCRVTAKGSSNAKPKYMAWFKDGELLHSIAVNQLSSELEFKSIVVNTDQVRNAGNYTCVLAMKLYNVLDHNESDSTVVTFLPWFETKKNVEAGIVGKKVNLKCSARGYPLDVEWRVTKKIAEDKKITSCINASADNRFEISRKGVYDPYVLSIVNLNSTDEGDYYCCLASNCSSNIEGICERIRLFVIVLPWFETEKNEETGIVGKKIELKCSARGYPLDVEWRVTKKIAEDKTVTSCINASADNRFEISRKGVYDPYVLSIVNLNSADDGDYYCCLASNCSSNIEGICERIRLFVIDPLSGASMDLSLPCLMLTLFILAASLLNF; encoded by the exons GTGGTTTTGCGATACAACCACCATATCCAGATAATCAGCACGTGATAGAGCATACTTCCGTCGCGGTTACTTGTGTTGCCTATGACACTGATGGTGTTAAAAAACCTGAGCGAATTGACTTTGAAAAACGGACAGATGACCCAGTTACTATGCTCCAGAACACAATTGTTCTTAAAGAGGATGGAACTATTTACTTCACGAACAGAACAGAAG ACGATGGAAAAAAACTCTTTGTCACTCTTCACATTCAAAATGTTACAAAGGAATATGACAGCCAATTAACACAGTTCTTGTGTAAGGGATACGCTGCTGGTGTACATGATCAAGGAATGAGCTTTAGAATAACCGTTATTAAAA gaaaggAAATCCCCAAAATCGAAACGACCAAAAATGCGATACTTCAGCGCGGCGACGAGACCACAATTTCCTGCCGCGTTACGGCTAAAGGAAGCTCAAACGCGAAGCCAAAATATATGGCATGGTTTAAAGATGGAGAGTTGTTACACAGCATAGCAGTTAATCAATTGTCTTCCGAACTAGAGTTCAAGTCCATTGTGGTGAATACTGACCAGGTCCGGAACGCTGGCAATTACACCTGTGTTTTGGCGATGAAGCTGTATAATGTCCTCGATCATAATGAATCAGATAGCACGGTTGTCACAT TTTTGCCGTGGTTTGAAACGAAGAAAAATGTAGAAGCCGGGATTGTTGGGAAAAAAGTAAATCTAAAGTGTAGCGCCAGAGGCTATCCATTGGACGTGGAATGGAGGGTTaccaagaaaattgccgaggACAAGAAGATTACCTCTTGTATAA acgCGTCAGCAGATAACCGTTTCGAAATTTCTCGGAAAGGAGTATACGACCCTTATGTTCTTTCCATCGTCAACTTAAATTCAACCGATGAAGGAGACTATTACTGTTGCCTGGCGTCAAACTGCTCTTCAAACATTGAGGGGATCTGCGAAAGAATTCGGCTTTTTGTAATCG TTCTGCCGTGGTTTGAAACGgagaaaaatgaagaaactgggattgttggaaaaaaaatcgaGCTAAAGTGCAGCGCCAGAGGCTATCCATTGGACGTGGAATGGAGGGTTACCAAGAAAATTGCTGAGGACAAGACGGTTACCTCTTGTATAA acgCGTCAGCAGATAACCGTTTCGAAATTTCTCGGAAAGGAGTATACGACCCTTATGTTCTTTCCATCGTCAACTTGAATTCAGCCGATGATGGAGACTATTACTGTTGCCTGGCGTCAAACTGCTCTTCAAACATTGAGGGGATCTGCGAAAGAATTCGGCTTTTTGTCATCG ATCCCTTATCGGGTGCTTCAATGGATTTGTCTTTACCTTGCCTGATGCTAACGCTGTTCATCCTTGCAGCATCACTTTTGAACTTTTAg
- the LOC136930981 gene encoding cell adhesion molecule DSCAML1-like isoform X1, with protein MTLMYISIMTAVFGTEVKLIVLLSALSLSYGGFAIQPPYPDNQHVIEHTSVAVTCVAYDTDGVKKPERIDFEKRTDDPVTMLQNTIVLKEDGTIYFTNRTEDDGKKLFVTLHIQNVTKEYDSQLTQFLCKGYAAGVHDQGMSFRITVIKRKEIPKIETTKNAILQRGDETTISCRVTAKGSSNAKPKYMAWFKDGELLHSIAVNQLSSELEFKSIVVNTDQVRNAGNYTCVLAMKLYNVLDHNESDSTVVTCTYRLSSCAYIAVLPWFETKKNVEAGIVGKKVNLKCSARGYPLDVEWRVTKKIAEDKKITSCINASADNRFEISRKGVYDPYVLSIVNLNSTDEGDYYCCLASNCSSNIEGICERIRLFVIVLPWFETEKNEETGIVGKKIELKCSARGYPLDVEWRVTKKIAEDKTVTSCINASADNRFEISRKGVYDPYVLSIVNLNSADDGDYYCCLASNCSSNIEGICERIRLFVIDPLSGASMDLSLPCLMLTLFILAASLLNF; from the exons GTGGTTTTGCGATACAACCACCATATCCAGATAATCAGCACGTGATAGAGCATACTTCCGTCGCGGTTACTTGTGTTGCCTATGACACTGATGGTGTTAAAAAACCTGAGCGAATTGACTTTGAAAAACGGACAGATGACCCAGTTACTATGCTCCAGAACACAATTGTTCTTAAAGAGGATGGAACTATTTACTTCACGAACAGAACAGAAG ACGATGGAAAAAAACTCTTTGTCACTCTTCACATTCAAAATGTTACAAAGGAATATGACAGCCAATTAACACAGTTCTTGTGTAAGGGATACGCTGCTGGTGTACATGATCAAGGAATGAGCTTTAGAATAACCGTTATTAAAA gaaaggAAATCCCCAAAATCGAAACGACCAAAAATGCGATACTTCAGCGCGGCGACGAGACCACAATTTCCTGCCGCGTTACGGCTAAAGGAAGCTCAAACGCGAAGCCAAAATATATGGCATGGTTTAAAGATGGAGAGTTGTTACACAGCATAGCAGTTAATCAATTGTCTTCCGAACTAGAGTTCAAGTCCATTGTGGTGAATACTGACCAGGTCCGGAACGCTGGCAATTACACCTGTGTTTTGGCGATGAAGCTGTATAATGTCCTCGATCATAATGAATCAGATAGCACGGTTGTCACATGTACGTATCGCCTCAGTTCTTGTGCATATATCGCAG TTTTGCCGTGGTTTGAAACGAAGAAAAATGTAGAAGCCGGGATTGTTGGGAAAAAAGTAAATCTAAAGTGTAGCGCCAGAGGCTATCCATTGGACGTGGAATGGAGGGTTaccaagaaaattgccgaggACAAGAAGATTACCTCTTGTATAA acgCGTCAGCAGATAACCGTTTCGAAATTTCTCGGAAAGGAGTATACGACCCTTATGTTCTTTCCATCGTCAACTTAAATTCAACCGATGAAGGAGACTATTACTGTTGCCTGGCGTCAAACTGCTCTTCAAACATTGAGGGGATCTGCGAAAGAATTCGGCTTTTTGTAATCG TTCTGCCGTGGTTTGAAACGgagaaaaatgaagaaactgggattgttggaaaaaaaatcgaGCTAAAGTGCAGCGCCAGAGGCTATCCATTGGACGTGGAATGGAGGGTTACCAAGAAAATTGCTGAGGACAAGACGGTTACCTCTTGTATAA acgCGTCAGCAGATAACCGTTTCGAAATTTCTCGGAAAGGAGTATACGACCCTTATGTTCTTTCCATCGTCAACTTGAATTCAGCCGATGATGGAGACTATTACTGTTGCCTGGCGTCAAACTGCTCTTCAAACATTGAGGGGATCTGCGAAAGAATTCGGCTTTTTGTCATCG ATCCCTTATCGGGTGCTTCAATGGATTTGTCTTTACCTTGCCTGATGCTAACGCTGTTCATCCTTGCAGCATCACTTTTGAACTTTTAg